Below is a genomic region from Caloranaerobacter sp. TR13.
TAGAAATAGCCAAAAAACAGGGCGTTTCAAAGAGCCTGGGAAGCATATAAAAAGTTGGGTGGTATGTTTTGAGTGTGTGTTTTGTTGTAAATCCAGTTGCTGGCAAAAATAGAGCTAGAAACTTAATACCTTACATTAAAGAAAAAATGAAAAAAACTGACATCAAATATAAAATTATTGAGACTACAAAGCCTAAGGAAGCAATAGAAATTACTAAAAATGCACTTGGAAAAGGATTTGATATTATAGTAGCAGTAGGTGGAGACGGGACTATTAATGAAGTAATGATTGGAATAGTTGAAATGGGTAAAGGTATATTAGGTATTATACCTGGAGGTACCGGGAATGATTTAGCAAGAACATTAAATATACCTGAAAATGTAAAATATGCTCTAGATTTGATAATAGATCGCAAAGTTAAAAGTATTGATTTAGGGTACGCTGATGGTAAACCATTTCTGAATGTTGCAAGTATTGGATTCGATGCTGAAATAGTTAAGAATACAGAAAAAATAAAAAGATATGTTAAAAGTAAATTTGCTTATACAGTAGGTTTATTAGTAACACTTATATCATATAAGTGTAAGAAGATTAAGGTTAAACTTGATGATAGGGAACTTAATGAAGAGATTCTCCTTATAGCTATTGGAAACGGTAAATATTATGGCGGAGGCATGGCAATATGCCCTAATGCTGTAGAAGATGATGGTCTCTCTGAAATTTGTTTTATAAAAAAGATTCCTAAACTAAAGCTTTTATTGCTATTTCCATCTATATTTAAAGGGAAGCATGGCGAATTTAAAAAATATGTTCAATTTTACAAGTCTAAAGAAGTAAAGGTGAATATGTGCAATCCAATAAGTTTAAATATAGATGGAGAAATATTTGATGTTGATGATGAGATAATATTTACAATGAAAAGAAAAAGCATAGAAGTTATAGCTCAGTAAGAGAATAAAAACACCCTTACAGAAGATACTAATCTTAAATGAATATTCTGGGGGTGTTTTATTATGATGAAAAAAATAGCTATTCAAAAAGGGCTTGATGATTTAAAGAATAACTTAAAAAGTAGAGGTTATGAAGTGTATGATATTAATGAAAATAAAGAAGTAGAAGCAATAATATATATGGCTGATGGTTATAGTATACCTTATATAGATAGTTTTATCAGTATGGATACAGGATTTGAGATAAATAGAAATAAAGATGTACTTTTAATTAATGCAACTGGTAAAACGTTAGAAGAA
It encodes:
- a CDS encoding YkuS family protein, with translation MMKKIAIQKGLDDLKNNLKSRGYEVYDINENKEVEAIIYMADGYSIPYIDSFISMDTGFEINRNKDVLLINATGKTLEEIEYIINNKLYSPLFE
- a CDS encoding diacylglycerol kinase family protein: MCFVVNPVAGKNRARNLIPYIKEKMKKTDIKYKIIETTKPKEAIEITKNALGKGFDIIVAVGGDGTINEVMIGIVEMGKGILGIIPGGTGNDLARTLNIPENVKYALDLIIDRKVKSIDLGYADGKPFLNVASIGFDAEIVKNTEKIKRYVKSKFAYTVGLLVTLISYKCKKIKVKLDDRELNEEILLIAIGNGKYYGGGMAICPNAVEDDGLSEICFIKKIPKLKLLLLFPSIFKGKHGEFKKYVQFYKSKEVKVNMCNPISLNIDGEIFDVDDEIIFTMKRKSIEVIAQ